The Chanos chanos chromosome 16, fChaCha1.1, whole genome shotgun sequence genome has a window encoding:
- the tob2 gene encoding protein Tob2 — translation MHLEVKVALNFIVSYLYNKLPRRRADLFGEELERILVSRFEGHWYPEAPLRGSAFRCLHLGAPRDPVVELAAQRSGLDTEEVRANVPPELSIWIDPYEVSYQIGEKGSVKVLYLEGPPGLGGEGGRVEGVGSPRKSDVAEPEDGKSMGFNPDAQVFVPIGGQVSPVLLPSLSNSPTPSPASSSCQGLYGYAASSATPPNPTAHSSSSTSSPSPPSAGLSYLPTQAPPLPHTTLPPNLRPAPQPITFTTASFAATKFGSTKMKKCSTSGSVAGAPGVGMMAPPQQRMLTRSPPTLSPPGLVKHKPLSLSLHSLGGSVPSQLSPNAKEFVYPASPGPMYYDTEAPPLPTHTNPTSFQPPPPPHHPAHPHAPFDPFTSPPPGQAVGMVSGSGGIPFMEKPAYVEGLGGYNLQYPSQAFQPVVLAN, via the coding sequence ATGCACTTGGAGGTGAAGGTAGCGCTCAATTTCATTGTGTCCTACCTGTACAATAAACTGCCCCGTCGCCGTGCCGACCTGTTTGGCGAGGAGCTGGAGCGCATCCTCGTGTCTCGTTTCGAGGGGCACTGGTATCCTGAGGCGCCGCTGCGTGGCTCCGCCTTTCGCTGTCTTCACCTGGGGGCGCCCAGGGATCCGGTGGTGGAGCTAGCAGCCCAGCGGAGCGGACTGGACACGGAGGAGGTCCGAGCCAACGTGCCACCAGAACTCAGCATTTGGATCGACCCGTACGAGGTGTCCTATCAGATCGGAGAGAAAGGATCGGTGAAGGTGCTGTATCTCGAGGGCCCTCCGGGTTTGGGAGGGGAGGGCGGTAGAGTGGAGGGCGTCGGCAGCCCGAGGAAGAGCGACGTGGCGGAGCCTGAGGATGGCAAGAGCATGGGGTTCAACCCTGACGCCCAGGTTTTCGTTCCCATCGGCGGTCAGGTGTCGCCCGTCCTGCTGCCGTCCCTCTCCAACTCACCCACTCCATCCCCAGCCTCCTCCTCGTGCCAGGGTCTTTATGGCTACGCCGCCTCCTCCGCTACTCCCCCTAACCCCACAGCCCACTCCTCttccagcacctcctctccctctccacccaGCGCCGGCCTGTCGTACTTGCCCACCCAAGCGCCTCCGCTGCCTCACaccaccctcccccccaaccTGCGTCCggctcctcagccaatcacctTCACCACTGCCAGCTTCGCCGCCACCAAGTTTGGCTCCACCAAGATGAAGAAATGCAGCACCTCGGGGTCTGTGGCCGGAGCCCCGGGGGTGGGCATGATGGCCCCCCCGCAGCAGAGGATGCTGACCCGATCCCCCCCAACCCTGTCTCCTCCCGGGCTGGTGAAACAcaagcctctgtctctgtcccttcaCTCGCTGGGCGGGTCGGTGCCCAGTCAGCTGTCTCCTAATGCCAAAGAGTTCGTCTACCCCGCCTCCCCAGGGCCCATGTACTACGACACGGAGGCTCCGCCCCTGCCCACCCACACCAACCCCACCTCATTTCAGCCCCCGCCTCCTCCGCATCACCCCGCCCACCCCCACGCCCCCTTCGACCCCTTCACCAGCCCACCTCCTGGACAGGCCGTGGGTATGGTGAGTGGCAGCGGGGGGATCCCCTTTATGGAGAAGCCTGCATATGTGGAGGGTTTGGGCGGATACAACCTGCAGTATCCCAGCCAAGCCTTCCAGCCCGTGGTGTTGGCCAATTAA
- the tefb gene encoding TEF transcription factor, PAR bZIP family member b isoform X2: MAVVNGIHGGEMHQAFKSFLEYPVSFANLTDNEIEKEKLCSSEDGESGGGGGGSGAAGGGGGATGGGVSASLTPTIWDKTIPYDGETFHLEYMDLDEFLLENGIPASLEEELQKSHSPLEPQSTHAPPPGPRAPTEKEKEKEKEREKESEEVDEEEDGVSVSDVSELEVTDSTGTETKATPTRVTPTPINPDEIEVDVKFEPDPTDLVLSSVPGGELFNPRKHRFSDEELKPQPMIKKAKKVFVPEEAKDDKYWSRRKKNNMAAKRSRDARRLKENQITVRAAFLERENEALRQEVAELRKDCGRCKNVISLYEAKYGLL; encoded by the exons ATGGCTGTTGTCAACGGTATTCACGGAGGAGAGATGCATCAGGCCTTTAAAAGTTTTCTGGAGTATCCAGTCTCATTCGCTAATCTCACCGACAACG AGATCGAGAAGGAGAAGCTCTGCTCCTCCGAGGATGGGGAgtctggaggaggtggagggggcaGTGGGGCAgcaggtggaggtggtggggcTACAGGTGGGGGTGTCTCAGCCTCACTGACTCCAACCATCTGGGACAAAACCATTCCATATGATGGAGAAACGTTCCACCTGGAATACATGGACTTGGATGAATTTCTCCTGGAGAATGGAATTCCTGCCTCCCTGGAGGAGGAGCTCCAGAAGAGCCACTCCCCACTGGAACCTCAGAGTACCCATGCCCCGCCCCCTGGCCCACGGGCacccacagagaaagagaaggaaaaagagaaagagagagagaaagagagtgaggaggttgatgaagaggaagatggagTGTCAGTGTCAGATGTGAGTGAGTTGGAGGTGACAGACAGtacaggaacag AGACTAAAGCCACTCCGACCAGAGTCACTCCCACACCCATTAACCCGGATGAGATCGAGGTGGATGTGAAGTTTGAGCCCGACCCGACTGACTTGGTTCTGTCCAGCGTTCCGGGCGGGGAGCTGTTTAACCCCCGGAAACACCGCTTCTCAGACGAGGAGCTGAAACCACAGCCCATGATCAAAAAGGCCAAGAAAGTGTTTGTCCCCGAGGAGGCCAAG GACGACAAGTACTGGTcgaggaggaagaagaacaacatGGCGGCCAAGCGCTCCCGGGACGCGCGGCGTCTGAAGGAGAACCAGATTACCGTGCGCGCCGCCTTCCTGGAGCGCGAAAACGAGGCGCTTCGACAGGAAGTGGCCGAACTCCGCAAAGACTGCGGCCGCTGCAAAAACGTCATCTCTCTGTACGAGGCCAAGTACGGGCTGCTGTAA
- the tefb gene encoding TEF transcription factor, PAR bZIP family member b isoform X1, which translates to MAVVNGIHGGEMHQAFKSFLEYPVSFANLTDNGEKTMPGQATVTLALAPSSGSQKSFPFVLKKIMEIPPPNILEEGEDEIEKEKLCSSEDGESGGGGGGSGAAGGGGGATGGGVSASLTPTIWDKTIPYDGETFHLEYMDLDEFLLENGIPASLEEELQKSHSPLEPQSTHAPPPGPRAPTEKEKEKEKEREKESEEVDEEEDGVSVSDVSELEVTDSTGTETKATPTRVTPTPINPDEIEVDVKFEPDPTDLVLSSVPGGELFNPRKHRFSDEELKPQPMIKKAKKVFVPEEAKDDKYWSRRKKNNMAAKRSRDARRLKENQITVRAAFLERENEALRQEVAELRKDCGRCKNVISLYEAKYGLL; encoded by the exons ATGGCTGTTGTCAACGGTATTCACGGAGGAGAGATGCATCAGGCCTTTAAAAGTTTTCTGGAGTATCCAGTCTCATTCGCTAATCTCACCGACAACG GAGAGAAAACAATGCCCGGTCAAGCGACGGTAACCTTAGCCTTAGCACCAAGCTCTGGCTCGCAGAAGTCTTTCCCCTTTGTTTTGAAGAAAATAATGGAGATTCCGCCACCCAATATTCTGGAGGAAGGCGAAGACG AGATCGAGAAGGAGAAGCTCTGCTCCTCCGAGGATGGGGAgtctggaggaggtggagggggcaGTGGGGCAgcaggtggaggtggtggggcTACAGGTGGGGGTGTCTCAGCCTCACTGACTCCAACCATCTGGGACAAAACCATTCCATATGATGGAGAAACGTTCCACCTGGAATACATGGACTTGGATGAATTTCTCCTGGAGAATGGAATTCCTGCCTCCCTGGAGGAGGAGCTCCAGAAGAGCCACTCCCCACTGGAACCTCAGAGTACCCATGCCCCGCCCCCTGGCCCACGGGCacccacagagaaagagaaggaaaaagagaaagagagagagaaagagagtgaggaggttgatgaagaggaagatggagTGTCAGTGTCAGATGTGAGTGAGTTGGAGGTGACAGACAGtacaggaacag AGACTAAAGCCACTCCGACCAGAGTCACTCCCACACCCATTAACCCGGATGAGATCGAGGTGGATGTGAAGTTTGAGCCCGACCCGACTGACTTGGTTCTGTCCAGCGTTCCGGGCGGGGAGCTGTTTAACCCCCGGAAACACCGCTTCTCAGACGAGGAGCTGAAACCACAGCCCATGATCAAAAAGGCCAAGAAAGTGTTTGTCCCCGAGGAGGCCAAG GACGACAAGTACTGGTcgaggaggaagaagaacaacatGGCGGCCAAGCGCTCCCGGGACGCGCGGCGTCTGAAGGAGAACCAGATTACCGTGCGCGCCGCCTTCCTGGAGCGCGAAAACGAGGCGCTTCGACAGGAAGTGGCCGAACTCCGCAAAGACTGCGGCCGCTGCAAAAACGTCATCTCTCTGTACGAGGCCAAGTACGGGCTGCTGTAA